The following proteins are encoded in a genomic region of Methanomicrobia archaeon:
- a CDS encoding KamA family radical SAM protein: MAIRWHECWEAAPEIYVLLKESETLESAREKIISYLNALDWSYRRDIDHIKSWDYIVLKDAVGALENIISPRNERLAETSALEHLWTAAVTGDAEVTNDFIDEFVHLFKAIKGQSDVYPSRLMEGIPIPDFDQYKGREAALIRSDYLDQMGQRMSTYLVRYPCGLKPEIVERRKEHKKRILAELGASEEDWDDWQWHFKHVFKNKQGFETIKRIITLNPLQEEAIELAIENKVPFGVTPHYLQLMDPEPTDYDYAVRRQVFPPLSYVENMIAHKEDKELAFDFMREHDTSPIELVTRRYPTVAIVKPYDSCPQICVYCQRNWELTEPLMDYALAPKERIDRALDWFAEHESMMDVLVTGGDSLAMTDTMIEYIVKRLSEIPHLHSIRIATRIPITVPQRVTEELCEIFASYYEVGKQTLCMVTHFEHPYEVTPETASAIRCVKMHGMHVYNQQVFTFANSRRFETAALRIAIKQIGVDPYYTFNMKGKSEIEDYAVPLARILQERKEEARLLPGIFRTDEPVFNVPFLGKNHLRAWQDRELIAIQPDGRRMYAFHPWEKNIARVKPYLYTDVTIRSYLEKLKDRGEDPDDYRSIWYYY; this comes from the coding sequence CACCGGAGATATACGTGCTCTTGAAAGAGAGTGAAACGTTAGAAAGCGCTCGTGAGAAGATTATCAGCTACCTTAACGCGTTGGATTGGTCATACCGCCGTGATATTGATCACATTAAATCATGGGATTACATCGTCCTTAAAGATGCCGTTGGCGCCCTGGAGAACATAATCTCTCCACGAAATGAGCGTTTAGCCGAGACGTCAGCGTTGGAACATCTCTGGACTGCTGCAGTAACCGGCGATGCTGAAGTAACCAACGATTTCATCGATGAGTTTGTGCATCTATTTAAAGCGATAAAAGGGCAATCGGACGTCTACCCCTCACGCTTGATGGAAGGCATACCAATACCTGATTTCGACCAGTATAAAGGACGCGAAGCGGCGTTAATACGGTCCGATTACCTTGATCAGATGGGACAGCGCATGAGCACGTATCTTGTGCGGTATCCCTGTGGCCTCAAGCCTGAGATCGTTGAACGACGCAAGGAGCACAAGAAGCGGATTCTCGCAGAACTCGGCGCCTCTGAGGAAGACTGGGACGACTGGCAATGGCACTTCAAGCACGTCTTCAAGAACAAGCAGGGCTTCGAGACGATCAAGAGGATAATCACGTTAAACCCCCTCCAGGAGGAGGCCATTGAGCTCGCGATCGAGAATAAAGTTCCTTTCGGGGTCACCCCGCACTATTTGCAGCTCATGGATCCCGAGCCGACGGATTATGATTACGCGGTACGGAGGCAGGTATTCCCGCCGTTGAGTTATGTCGAGAACATGATTGCGCATAAAGAGGATAAGGAGCTGGCGTTTGACTTCATGCGTGAGCACGACACCTCGCCGATAGAGCTCGTTACCCGCCGCTATCCCACCGTCGCGATCGTCAAGCCGTACGATTCGTGTCCGCAGATCTGCGTGTACTGTCAACGCAACTGGGAACTCACGGAACCGTTAATGGATTACGCCTTAGCGCCAAAAGAGCGCATTGACCGGGCTTTAGACTGGTTCGCGGAACACGAGAGTATGATGGACGTCCTGGTCACCGGCGGCGACTCGCTAGCGATGACCGATACCATGATTGAGTACATCGTGAAGCGGCTGTCGGAAATCCCGCATTTGCACAGTATCCGAATCGCCACGCGCATACCCATTACGGTGCCGCAACGGGTCACCGAGGAACTGTGCGAGATCTTTGCCAGTTATTATGAGGTGGGCAAGCAGACACTCTGCATGGTCACCCATTTCGAGCATCCGTACGAGGTTACGCCCGAGACGGCGAGCGCGATCAGATGCGTTAAGATGCATGGCATGCACGTGTATAACCAGCAGGTGTTCACCTTTGCGAATAGCAGACGATTCGAGACTGCGGCATTACGCATTGCGATAAAGCAGATTGGAGTTGATCCGTATTACACCTTCAATATGAAAGGGAAATCAGAGATCGAAGATTACGCAGTACCACTCGCGCGCATTCTGCAGGAGCGGAAAGAGGAGGCGCGATTGCTGCCCGGGATCTTCCGCACGGACGAGCCGGTATTTAACGTGCCTTTCCTCGGTAAGAATCATCTCCGAGCCTGGCAGGACCGTGAACTCATTGCCATACAGCCGGATGGGCGAAGAATGTATGCATTCCATCCCTGGGAGAAGAATATAGCGAGAGTAAAACCCTACCTGTACACGGATGTGACGATACGGAGCTATCTCGAGAAGTTGAAGGACCGAGGCGAAGATCCCGACGATTACCGGAGCATCTGGTATTATTATTAA